GGGCAGCAAGTTTGGCAATAGTACTTTTTCCGCAACCAGATTCACCAACAAGTGCCGTTAGTTTACCTTCATTAGCTACGAAAGATATATCTTTTATGACTTGTTTTTCATCTGTATAAGAATAGGATACATTTCTAAACTCTATGGATTTATTCTTTAGTTTTACATTAGCTTTGCTATCATTGAATTCCTCTTGTGATAAAAACTCTTTAATCTGTGAATAAGCCTGACTGATCATTGGCATAGTATCAGTGAATTCACCTAATTTTACCAGTGGTACCGAAAATGAAAATGACATCAGAAAGAAAAAGATAACTTTACTTAAATCAGCTTCCCCATATAAATATAATAATCCTCCAACAGGTAAAAGAATCAATAAGTTAGCTTTTATCAAAATGGCAAATCCAGACATATACTTCCAACAGGATCTATACCAATCCAATACATGGAATTTGAAACTATCTACCGAAGAATCTATTTTATTAATTGCAGCATCTGTTTTATTAAAAGATTTTATTACCATCATTCCTTGAATATACTCTATAAGAGAAAAATTCATATTCATTAAGGATGTAGAGTAATTTTCCATCTTTTCTTCACTTCCCTGCATCATTCCAGATAAAATCTTGTAGGCAATAGGTATTAAGATCACAGTTGCTAAAGCCATCCTCCAATCTAATATGAATAGTAGAATCGCAACTACTATTGGTACTCCCAGACTGGATGATACTTCTGGAATGTGATGGGCAAGAAATTTTTCTAGACTTTCTATATCTTCTACAATTAATTTTTTGTAATACCCGCTGTTGTTTTGCATAACCACCCCAAGAGACAGTTTTTCTAATTTGCCAAGTACATCTAGACGTAGATTATAAAGCAAAT
The window above is part of the Vallitalea guaymasensis genome. Proteins encoded here:
- a CDS encoding ABC transporter ATP-binding protein, which translates into the protein MINSIKELINICSGEKRKYYLSVICGFLSVIFSIVPYYCTYKIITEFLASNYQVGTYIFIAVLGIIMRFVCFSISSYTSHKATADLLYNLRLDVLGKLEKLSLGVVMQNNSGYYKKLIVEDIESLEKFLAHHIPEVSSSLGVPIVVAILLFILDWRMALATVILIPIAYKILSGMMQGSEEKMENYSTSLMNMNFSLIEYIQGMMVIKSFNKTDAAINKIDSSVDSFKFHVLDWYRSCWKYMSGFAILIKANLLILLPVGGLLYLYGEADLSKVIFFFLMSFSFSVPLVKLGEFTDTMPMISQAYSQIKEFLSQEEFNDSKANVKLKNKSIEFRNVSYSYTDEKQVIKDISFVANEGKLTALVGESGCGKSTIAKLAARFFDVNSGEILIGGINIKNIPFQQLMDNISFVFQDTIIFHDTLRNNIKMGRPDASDKEIMRVAKLASCTELIEEKGLDTIIGGTDVKLSGGEKQRIAIARAILKDAPIIILDEATASSDAENQMEIQKAISNLAKNKTVLVIAHRLSTIENADKIIVLSNGHIKEQGTHSKLLLENGLYENMYTKYQESLSFKIRSKEVS